In the Gemmatimonadaceae bacterium genome, one interval contains:
- a CDS encoding caspase family protein: MSVSILRSPALTLLTGLVLACGTSDAKDPVSKQALLAGVSTAAKSSPTSLTLGQAVTGSLDATDPKLPDSSHFDQWTYDGRQGERIQITLESSAFDAYLILAQQAGASMESVAEDDDGAGDRNARITAELPADGTYLILANSYGEGATGAYTLRVDRGSAANTAAQRPAAIDYAARYPGGGDPNGRYAMMVGIDDYQGIANNLDGPVADARLMGRILVERYGFAPANVIYLTDREATREHLAEAFLRHLGQAGPEGVAVFYYSGHGMQMEENLALTGTLDPEPDDVDEALVMWGADGRGGILLDDELGFLANRLRTDRVLVIMDACFSGTGTRGAAGGQAKEVKFSDVQGNLTIPTSFLTDNAPAGSTVSKSGNVSDLLGEPERHLLLAASSDDQLSWTASGWPKYGGTISVFTYYLAEAMEASPDNATFSSLMQGVRGKTLAYTQSNYNARQTPQPEGRQSGMSIREFLRQR, from the coding sequence ATGTCCGTCTCAATTCTGCGGTCTCCAGCCCTCACCCTGCTCACCGGCCTCGTGCTCGCCTGCGGCACCAGTGACGCGAAGGATCCGGTCTCGAAGCAAGCGTTGCTCGCGGGTGTCAGCACCGCGGCCAAGTCCTCGCCCACGTCGCTGACTCTGGGGCAGGCGGTCACCGGATCGCTCGACGCGACCGACCCGAAGCTCCCGGACAGCAGCCACTTCGACCAGTGGACGTACGATGGGAGGCAGGGTGAGCGGATTCAGATCACGCTCGAATCGTCCGCATTCGACGCGTATCTGATTCTGGCGCAGCAGGCCGGCGCGAGCATGGAATCGGTAGCCGAAGACGACGACGGCGCCGGCGACAGGAATGCGCGTATCACCGCCGAGCTACCGGCCGACGGCACGTACCTGATACTGGCGAACAGCTACGGCGAAGGCGCCACCGGCGCCTACACGCTGCGCGTGGATCGCGGCAGCGCGGCGAACACCGCCGCGCAGCGCCCGGCCGCCATCGATTACGCCGCGCGCTATCCCGGCGGCGGCGATCCGAACGGCCGGTACGCCATGATGGTAGGCATCGACGACTACCAGGGCATCGCCAACAATCTGGACGGGCCGGTCGCCGACGCGCGACTCATGGGCCGGATCCTCGTGGAGCGCTACGGCTTCGCGCCGGCGAACGTGATCTACCTCACCGATCGCGAGGCGACGCGGGAGCACTTGGCGGAAGCGTTCCTGCGGCACCTCGGGCAGGCGGGACCGGAAGGCGTGGCCGTCTTCTATTACTCCGGTCACGGAATGCAGATGGAGGAGAATCTCGCTCTCACCGGGACTCTCGACCCCGAGCCTGACGATGTGGATGAAGCGCTCGTCATGTGGGGCGCCGATGGCCGCGGCGGCATACTGCTCGACGACGAGCTGGGCTTTCTCGCCAACCGGCTCCGCACCGACAGAGTGCTCGTGATCATGGACGCGTGCTTCTCCGGAACGGGCACGAGGGGCGCCGCGGGCGGCCAGGCCAAGGAAGTGAAGTTCAGCGACGTGCAGGGCAACCTTACGATCCCGACGTCGTTCCTGACGGACAACGCGCCGGCGGGCTCGACCGTGAGCAAGTCCGGCAACGTGTCCGACCTGCTGGGTGAGCCGGAGCGGCATCTGCTGCTCGCCGCGTCGTCGGACGATCAGCTGTCGTGGACCGCGTCCGGCTGGCCGAAGTACGGCGGCACGATCAGCGTGTTCACGTACTACCTCGCGGAAGCGATGGAGGCGTCGCCGGACAACGCGACTTTCTCGTCGCTGATGCAGGGCGTTCGCGGAAAGACCCTGGCATACACGCAGTCGAACTACAACGCACGGCAGACGCCGCAGCCCGAAGGACGGCAGAGCGGCATGTCCATCCGGGAGTTCCTGCGGCAGAGGTAA
- a CDS encoding caspase family protein, whose product MKKRIFALAGVALAATLTGFAGTGERAPQRAPRHLSLLIGAGNYKYASEWKDLKNLKGPRTDVRRMQHTLRRWGFRDDAASQRVLVDQQASKAGITAAFRWLASRATDSSDVVVIYYSGHGSWAPDQDIDAIRTKDESRRVPGDNYDEALVPWDARDPHNPRHLLLDDEINAFLRALGTGNVTVIVDACFSGTVTRGSPDTSSTAPVARGPRPPPFERIAAGDLLGDGRNPKHTLLTAASSSELAYEKTFHPGAVVSGVFTRHLAQALDGASPNTRFDDLLQQVRTKVGQGQTPQLEGDRGARIFKVGETAVVPARGYSIVVGAGAGRVGLDAGALHGVRKGTLYDVYGPGETDFRDGRLAQVRVDSIFEASSFASILPGARPIPRGARATLSRVPAGAMALDRLRLFVNPNARALRDSLARVPWLELTTQPARAMAELRRRGDAYQVIVEGHELPPLVADISSGRAAPVGADSVRGYMGNVRSLCTPLRRAYSIAAMNLVRNDQPPSNLKVEVRVLPASARAPASRPRSMVDTVHVGQRYGVWVWVEVPDEAVQRSALYLTAGVAGYAGVPAVVWPRGPEQTRLTPEQMSQPVLLREITPSLPEGIENIKVVVSSDPYSLRPLVTELPRCPVDIIRDASRGGPDGDAGAVTGWTAVTRRIEIYSR is encoded by the coding sequence TTGAAGAAAAGGATCTTCGCGCTCGCCGGTGTCGCCCTCGCGGCGACGCTCACCGGCTTCGCCGGCACCGGCGAGCGCGCGCCGCAGCGGGCGCCGCGGCATCTGTCGCTGCTGATCGGCGCCGGCAACTACAAGTACGCCAGCGAATGGAAGGACCTCAAGAACCTGAAGGGCCCCCGCACCGACGTGCGGCGGATGCAGCACACGCTGCGCCGCTGGGGCTTCCGTGATGACGCGGCCAGCCAGCGCGTGCTCGTGGATCAGCAGGCGTCCAAGGCGGGCATAACGGCGGCGTTTCGCTGGCTCGCGTCGCGGGCGACCGACAGCAGCGACGTCGTCGTGATCTACTACTCGGGACACGGGTCGTGGGCCCCCGACCAGGACATCGACGCGATTCGAACGAAAGACGAGTCGCGCAGAGTTCCCGGCGACAACTACGACGAGGCGCTCGTGCCGTGGGACGCGCGGGACCCGCACAACCCGCGGCACCTCCTGCTCGACGACGAGATCAACGCGTTTCTCCGCGCGCTCGGCACGGGCAACGTGACGGTGATCGTGGACGCCTGTTTTTCCGGTACCGTTACCCGCGGCTCGCCCGACACCAGCTCGACCGCGCCGGTCGCGCGCGGACCGCGGCCGCCGCCCTTCGAGCGGATCGCCGCCGGCGACCTGCTCGGCGACGGGCGCAACCCGAAACACACCCTGCTCACCGCGGCGTCGTCGTCGGAGCTGGCGTACGAGAAGACGTTCCACCCCGGCGCGGTGGTGTCCGGCGTATTCACTCGGCATCTCGCGCAGGCACTCGACGGCGCGAGCCCCAACACGCGCTTCGACGACTTGCTGCAACAGGTGCGCACGAAAGTTGGACAGGGCCAGACGCCGCAGCTCGAGGGCGACCGCGGGGCGCGGATCTTCAAGGTAGGCGAGACCGCCGTCGTGCCCGCGCGCGGATATTCCATCGTCGTCGGCGCCGGCGCCGGTCGCGTCGGATTGGACGCGGGCGCGCTGCACGGTGTGCGCAAGGGCACGCTGTACGACGTGTACGGGCCGGGCGAGACCGACTTTCGCGACGGGCGTCTGGCGCAGGTGCGCGTGGACTCGATCTTCGAGGCGTCTTCCTTCGCGAGCATCCTGCCGGGAGCGCGGCCGATACCGCGCGGCGCGCGCGCGACGCTGAGCCGGGTGCCCGCCGGCGCGATGGCGCTCGATCGCCTGCGCCTTTTCGTCAACCCGAATGCCCGGGCGTTGCGCGATTCGCTCGCCCGAGTGCCATGGCTCGAGCTGACGACGCAGCCGGCGCGCGCCATGGCGGAGCTGCGCCGCCGCGGCGACGCGTACCAGGTGATCGTCGAAGGGCACGAGCTTCCGCCGCTGGTCGCCGACATCTCGTCCGGCAGGGCCGCGCCGGTCGGCGCCGATTCGGTCCGCGGCTACATGGGAAATGTTCGTTCGCTGTGCACGCCGCTGCGGCGGGCTTATTCGATCGCCGCGATGAATCTCGTGCGCAACGACCAGCCGCCGTCGAATCTCAAGGTCGAAGTCCGCGTGTTGCCGGCGAGCGCGCGAGCGCCGGCCAGCCGTCCGCGAAGCATGGTCGACACGGTGCACGTCGGGCAGCGATACGGTGTCTGGGTCTGGGTCGAGGTGCCTGACGAAGCAGTCCAACGCTCCGCGCTCTATCTCACGGCGGGAGTCGCCGGCTATGCCGGCGTGCCGGCGGTCGTCTGGCCTCGAGGCCCCGAGCAGACGCGGCTTACCCCGGAGCAGATGAGCCAACCGGTGCTGCTGCGCGAAATCACGCCGTCCCTTCCGGAAGGGATCGAGAACATCAAGGTGGTCGTCAGCTCCGACCCCTACAGCCTCCGTCCGCTCGTGACCGAGCTGCCGCGCTGTCCTGTCGACATCATCCGTGACGC